One stretch of Zingiber officinale cultivar Zhangliang chromosome 6B, Zo_v1.1, whole genome shotgun sequence DNA includes these proteins:
- the LOC121989623 gene encoding autophagy-related protein 8C-like, producing the protein MAKSSFKLEHPLERRQAEASRIREKYPDRIPVIVEKAERTDIPDIDKKKYLVPADLTAGQFVYVVRKRIKLSPEKAIFIFVKNTLPPTAAMMSAIYEEHKDEDGFLYMTYSGENTFGGY; encoded by the exons ATGGCGAAGAGTTCCTTCAAGCTCGAGCACCCCCTCG AAAGGAGGCAGGCTGAAGCTTCTCGCATCAGAGAGAAATACCCTGACAGAATTCCT GTAATTGTCGAGAAGGCCGAAAGGACTGATATACCAGACATTGATAAGAAGAA GTACCTGGTTCCTGCGGACTTGACTGCTGGGCAATTCGTTTATGTCGTTCGGAAGAGGATCAAGCTCAGTCCAGAAAAGGCCATCTTCATTTTTGTGAAGAACACACTACCTCCCACAG CTGCAATGATGTCAGCCATCTACGAGGAACACAAAGATGAGGATGGTTTTCTTTACATGACGTACAGTGGCGAGAACACATTCGGTGGCTACTGA